The Cellulomonas sp. S1-8 genomic sequence TAGGCCTTGACCTTCGGCTCCGTGCCGGACGGCCGGACCACGACCCGGGTGCCGTCCGCCGCGAGCAGCCGGACGCCGTCCGTCGGGGGCAGGCCGTCGCGGTCGTCGTCGGTCCCGGCAGCCAGGTCGACGACCTCGACGACCGGTGACCCGGCCAGGTGCGACGGCGGGCCCGCGCGCAGGGCCGCCATGGTGGCGCCGATGCCGGCCAGGTCGGGGTAGCGGGCGCTGACCTGGCCCGTCGCGTGCAGCCCGTGGGCGCGCGCCAGGTCGTCCAGCGCGTCGACGAGCGTGCGCCCCTGCGACGCCAGCCGCGACGCCAGGTCGCACACGCGCACGGCCGCGGAGATGCCGTCCTTGTCGCGGACGTGCGCAGGGTCCACGCAGTAGCCCAGCGCCTCCTCGTACCCGTACACCAGGCCGTCGACGCGCGAGATCCACTTGAAGCCCGTGAGCGTGGGTACCCACCGCAGCCCGGCCTCGGCCGCGACCGCGGCGAGCAGCCGCGACGACACGATCGACGACGCCAGCGTCGGCGTGGTGCCGTCGGGGACGCCGGCCGCACGGGTGCGGGCAGCGGCGTCGGCACCGAGCAGCGCCCCGACCTCGTCGCCCGTGAGCATGCGCCAGCCGTCGGCCTGCGGGGTCTGCGGTCCGCGCGCGGCGACGTGCGCGCGCGGGTCGAGGACGGCCACGGCGCAGCGGTCCGCGTCGGGGTCGACCGCGACGACGAGGTCCGCGCGCATCGCCGCGGCCAGCGCGAGCGCCAGGTCCGTGGCGCCGGGCTCCTCGGGGTTGGGGAACGCGACGGTCGGGAAGTCGGGGTCCGGCTCGGCCTGCTCCGGGACCAGCGTGACGTCACCGAAGCCCGCGCGACCCAGCACGTCGTGCGTCAGGGCCCCGCCGACGCCGTGCAGGGGTGTGAGCACGACCGTCAGCGCGGCGCGGGCCGCCGCATCACCCCCGGGCGCGACGCCCGCGGCCGTGGCCGCGTACTCCTCGACGACGTCCTCGCCGAGCACCGTCCAGCCCGTCGCGGCGCGGGGCACCGAGGCGACCGACGGGACGCGCGCGATCTCGGCGGCGATGGCCGCGTCCGCGGGGGGCACGATCTGCGCACCCTGGCCGCCGTCGGTGACGACCCGCCCGCCCAGGTAGACCTTGTAGCCGTTGTCGCGCGCGGGGTTGTGGGACGCGGTGACCATGACGCCCGCGTCGGCGTCGTGGCGTCGCACGGCGTACGCGAGCACGGGCGTCGGCAGTGCGCGGGGCAGCAGCAGGACGTCGATGCCGACGGCCGTCATCACCTCGGCGGTGTCGAGCGCGAAGCGGTGCGAGTTGTGCCGCGCGTCGTACCCCACGACGACCCGTGGCGCCGGGGTGGCGCCCTCGAGCTCGCCCAGCAGGAAGTCCGCGAGCCCCGAGGCGGCGCGGATCACCACCGCGCGGTTCATGCGGTGCGGGCCGCCGCCGAGCTGCCCGCGCAGGCCCGCGGTGCCGAACTGCAGGAGGCCGGCGAAGCGGTCGGCCAGGTCCTGGCGGGCGGCGGACGCGTCCCCGCGGACGAGGTCCGCGAGGGGCTCGCTCGCACCGGGCTCGGGGGTCGAGCCGGCCAGGCGCAGCAGCCGCGTGAGCTCGTCCGCGGTCCGCGGGTCCGGGTCGTCCGCGATCCACTCCTCCACCCGTGCGACCAGCCGCTGCCAGTCGGCATCGCGGTCGGGGCCGTGGTCGGGGCGGTCCTCCGCGTCGGCGGGGCGGTCGTTCCGGGCGGCAGCCGACGGGGCGTCCCCCCGGAGCACGTCGTCGTGGTCGTCGGTGGTGCTCACACCGTCCAACCTAGCGGCGCGCCGCGTCGACGCGCGTCAGGGACGCCGCGTCACAGGCGGCGCACGACGTCGGCGAGCAGCGCGCTGATCCGGGGTCCCGCCGCGCGGCCGGCCGCGAGCACCTCCGCATGGTCCAGCGGTTCAGGGCTGATGCCCGCGGCGAGGTTCGTGACGAGCGAGATGCCCAGGACCTCCAGGCCGGCGTGCCGTGCCGCGATCGCCTCCAGCGTCGTCGACATGCCGACCAGGTCGCCGCCGATGCGCCCCGCCATCGCCACCTCCGCCGGGGTCTCGTAGTGCGGTCCGGGGAACTGCACGTACACGCCCTCGTCGAGCGACGCGTCGACCTCGCGCGCGACGGCGCGCAGCCGGGCGGAGTACAGGTCCGTCAGGTCGACGAACGTCGCGCCCTCGAGCGGGGACGTCGCCGTGAGGTTGATGTGGTCGCGCACCAGCACGGGGGTCCCGGGAGCCCACGCGAGGTTCAGGCCGCCGCACCCGTTGGTCAGCACGACGGTCGACGCGCCCGCGGCAGCGGCCGTGCGCACGCCGTGCACGACGCGCCGCACGCCGCGCCCCTCGTACAGGTGCGTGCGCGACCCCAGGACGAGCGCGTACCGGTCGGGCCGGCCGGCGTCCCCCGCGATGCGCACCGAGCGCAGCGTCCCGACGTGCCCCTGGACGGCGGCCCGCGAGAAGCCCGGCACCTCGTGGCTGGGCAGCTCGGCGACCGTCTCGCCCAGCAGGTCGGCCGCGCCGCCCCAGCCGGAGCCGAGCACGAGCGCGACGTCGTGCCGCTGGACGCCGGTGCGGCGCGCGATCACCTCCGCCGCGATGCGTGCGACGTCGAACGGGTCGGTCGCGGGGTCGTCGAGGCTGGGCACGGCGCCGCCGGTGAGGTCGCGGGCGGGGGAGACATCGGTCATGGGGACAGGCTAACCAGGGTCCGCCGGGGCAGGATGGTGCCGTGAGCAGCCAGCAGACCGCCGCGACCCCCGACCAGCCGCAGGTGTCGTCCTCGACGGCCGCCTCGACCGTCCGGGAGGCCCCCGACGACCCGCCCACGGGGCACGTGGTCGTCATCGGCGGCGGCCCCGGCGGGTACGAGGCCGCGCTGGTCGCACGCCGGCTCGGCGCCCGCGTGACCGTCGTCGAGCGCTCCGGGCTGGGCGGGTCGGCCGTGCTCACCGACGTCGTGCCGTCCAAGACGCTGATCGCGACCGCCGAGTGGATGACCATCGCCGACCGCGCCCCCGAGCTCGGGATCCGGCTGGACGGCCTGGCGGGCAGCGGCGCCGCGGGGGGTCCCGTGGGTGCGGCGGACGTGCTGCGGCACCGGATCGACGTGCCGGCGGTCAACGCCCGCGTCAAGACCCTCGCGACGGCGCAGTCGCAGGACATCCGCACCCGGCTCGAGCGGGAGGGCGTCGACGTGGTCGCGGGGACCGGCCGGCTCGTCGACCCGGAGCACGTCGCCGTGACCGACGCCGACGGGCGCGAGCGCGAGCTCACGGCGGACGTGGTCCTCGTCGCCACGGGCGCGACGCCGCGGGTGCTCCCCGACGCGCGGCCGGACGGCGAGCGCATCCTCACCTGGACCCAGATGTACAACCTGTCCGAGCTGCCGCAGCGGCTGATCGTCGTCGGCTCGGGCGTGACGGGCGCCGAGTTCGCCGGCGCCTACACCTCGCTCGGCGCCGACGTCGTCCTGGTGTCCAGCCGCGACCGCGTGCTGCCCGGTGAGGACGCGGACGCCGCCGAGCTCATCGAGCGCGTCTTCACGCAGCGCGGCATGACCGTCATGTCGCGCTCGCGGGCGTCGGCGGCGCGGCGCACGGCCGACGGGGTCGTCGTCACCCTGGAGGACGGGCGCACGGTCGAGGGGTCGCACGTGCTGTTCGCCGTGGGGTCGGTGCCGACGACGCGCGGCATGGGCCTCGAGGAGGCGGGCGTGCGGCTGACGCCGTCGGGGCACATCGAGGTCGACAAGGTCTCGCGCACCAACCTGCGCGGCGTGTACGCGGCCGGCGACTGCACGGGCGTCCTGCCGCTGGCGTCGGTCGCGGCGACGCAGGGGCGCATCGCGATGTCGCACGCGCTCGGCGACGCCGTGCGTCCGCTGTCGCTGCGCACCATCTCCGCGAACATCTTCACGGCACCCGAGATCGCGACCGTCGGCCTGTCGGAGACGCGGCTGCGGGAGATGGGCACGCACTACCGGACGAGCATGCTGCCGCTGTCGCGCAACCCGCGCGCCAAGATGCTCGGTGTGCGCGACGGGTTCGTCAAGGTCTTCGCGCACTCCGGCACGGGCACCGTGCTGGGGGCGGTCGTCGTGGGCCCGCGCGCGAGCGAGTCGATTTTCCCGCTCACGCTGGCGGTCACGCACCGCCTCACGGCCGACGAGGTCGCGGAGGCGTCGACGGTCTACCCCTCGATGTCGGGGACGATCGCCGAGGTCGCCCGCATGCTGCACCAGCGCAGCACGGACTGACAGGAGCGGCCGGCGAGGCCGGCGCGCTCAGGCGAGGAGCGTGTGGCCCCAGAACGGGCCGTCGGGCGTGAGCAGGGCGCCGCCGTCCTCGCCGAGCGGAAGATCGGGTACCCCGGGAGGGACCGCGTACAGGCCTGACCCCGTGTGCTGCAGGTACTCCGACAGGCGGTCGTCGCGGGACAGCGTCGCCTGAATGGGGACGTACTGCGTCCGCGGGTCGCGCACGAACGCCAGGAAGAGGAGTCCGGCGTCGAGGCGTCCCAGGGCGTCGTTGCCGTCGGTGAAGTTGTAGCCGCGGCGCAGCATGCGTGCGCCTCCGTTGGCGTCGGGGTGCGCGAGCGCGACGTGGGAGTCGACGGCGATCAGGGGGGTCCCGTCGCCGCCCGCGAGCGCGAAGTCCGGCGCGCTGTGCTCGGTGCCGCCCGACAGGGGTGCGCCCTCACCTTTGGTGCGCCCGATGATCGTCTCCTGCTCGCGCAGCGACGAGCGGTCCCACGTCTCGATGGTCATGCGGATCCGTCGGGCCACGAGGTACGTGCCGCCCGCCAACCAGTCACCCGCGGGGTCGTCCGGCCGCACCCAGACGTGCTCGTCGAGCGCGTCGTGCTCCTCGGCCATGACGTTGGCGGTGCCGTCCTTGAACCCGAACAGGTTGCGCGGCGTGCGCTGGGTGGTGCTCGTGGAGGACGTCCGCCCGTACCCGAGCTGCGCCCAGCGGATCGTCGCGGTGCCGAAGGCGGCGCGCGAGAGGTTGCGGATCGCGTGCACCGCGACCTGGGGGTCGTCGGCGCACGCCTGCACGACGAGGTCGCCGTCGCACCGCGCGGGGTCGAGCACGTCACCCGCGAACTGCGGCAGGGCGACGAGCGCGGCGGGCAGCCGGTCGGCGAGCCCGAAGCGGTCGATCCCCGGCGAGCCGTCGGCCTTCGGGGTGCCCACGAACAGCGAGCGGCCGAACCCGACGGTGATGGTCAGGCCCGCGGCCGGCAGGTCGAGGGCCTCGCCGGTGTCGTCGGGCGGGGCGTCGTAGGGGCCGGACGTGGGACCGAACGGCCCGGCGGGCAGGCCCTGCGTGAGCCGGCTCGCCATGACGGTCCACCGGCGCAGGAGGTCGACGACGTCGGCGCGGTCCGTGGTCGTCAGGTCGAACGCCGCCAGGTGGAGGCGGTCCTGCGCGGGCGTGACCACGCCGGCCTGGTGCGCACCCGCGAACGGGTAGGTCCGCGCGGCGCCCGTGGGGGCGACGCCGGCAGCTGCCGGTGCGGTTGCCCGCCCGGCACCCAGCCCTGTCAGGCCGGCGCCGACGGCGACCGCCCCGCCCCAGCCCAGCAGGGCGCGCCGGCTCATGCCGCGGGGCGGGTCCTCGCGGGTCTCGTCCCGGTCGGGGTCGGTGGCGGTCGGTCCGGTCATCGCGTCACGCGCTCGTCACGGTCGCCGTGAGCTGCGACAGCGGCTCGGACAGCGCGTCCACCGCGGCCGCGAGGTCCTTGACCTCGGCGGCGGTCAGCTCGTCGTACCCGACGAACCCGTCCTCGATCGACCCGTGCTGCGTGAGCAGGTCCTGCAGCGCGGTGAACCGATCGTCGAGGTCGGCGGCCAGGTCCGGGTCCGCGGCGACGACGACGTCCTGCACGACCTCGTACGCCACCCGGGCGCCGTCGACGTTGGCCGCGAAGTCCCACAGGTCGGTGTGCGACCAGATCTCCTCCTCGCCGGTGACCTTGCCGGTGGCGACCTCGTCGAGGAGCTCCTTGGCACCGTTGGTGATCTGGAACGCCTCGAACGTGAAGGCGGGGTCGTTGACCTCGTCGACGAGCTGCTGCGTGTAGGTGACCAGGTCGTCCGCCGCGGCCTGCCGCTGCTGCGGGGTCAGCGGCACGTACGCGACGCCGCCGTTCGCGTCGGCCGTCGGCTGCCACAGGTCCTTCTCGACGAGGTGCCAGCCGCTCCACGTGTCGCCGTCGACGAGGTCCGCCTCGCGCAGGTCCAGCAGCGGGTCGAGGTCGCCGAAGGACTCGGCCACGGGTTCGACACGCTCCCAGTGCACGCGCGTCGCCGCGTACAGCGCGCGCGCCTTCTCGTCGTCGCCCGCGGCGTACGCGACGGCGAACTCCTCGGTCCCCGAGATCAGCGTGCCGACCTGGTCCTTGACGTACGCGACGTACGACGCCTCGGCGGTCGCAAGCTGCTCGGCGACGTCACCCGTGGGGCCGACCTCGGTGCCCGAGTCCGTCACCGTGAACGCGGCCTGCAGGCCCTCGCCGACCATGCCGGGCTTGCACGCCGTGAAGTACGCGCCCGGGCGGGCCTGCACGACGAGGTCCCGCGACAGGCCCGGGCCGATGTTCTCCACCTCGGACACGACCCGCAGGCCGTCCTCGCCCAAGAGGTAGAACTCGGTGACGTCGTCGCCCGTGTTCGTGACGGTGAAGGTCAGCGTGCCCGACGGTGCGGTGCTGGTGGACGTGGTGCACGCGTCGGCGCTGGACTCGACGGTGATCGCGCCGGCGGCGCCGGACTCCCCGGCGGTGGCGTCGTTGGCGACGCAGGCGGCCAGGAGCGGCAGGCCGAGCATGGCGACCAGGCCGGGACGCAGGTGGCGACGCGGGTGGCGGGCGGGCGCGGACATGTGTCTCCTCGGGTGGGCGCGGTGCGCCGGGGTGGGTGCGGAGGACGGGTGCGGAGTCAGGCGGCGGCGTGGGCGTTCGCGGCGACGGCTGCCGCCGGGGACGCCGGGCGTCGGGGTGTCCCCCAGGTGGTGCGGACGAACAGGACCGTCGTGGGCACCACGTAGCACGTCCAGGCGATCGCCTGCAGCCAGGTGGTGGCGGGGGAGAAGTTGAGCACGCCCTTGAGCACCGTGCCGTACCAGCTCGACGGCGGGACCGCCGCCGAGACGTCGAAGGCGAGCGTGTGCAGGCCGGGCAGGAGGCCCGCCTCCTGCAGGTCGTGGATGCCGTACGCCAGCACCCCGCCGGCGACGACGATGAGGAACAGACCGGTCCAGGCGAAGAAGCGGCGCAGGTCCAGGCGGACGGCTCCGCGGTACAGCGCCCATCCCAGCAGGACCGCGACCGCGATCCCGAGGGCCGCACCGAGCAGCGGGGCCGTGGTCGTCGTACCGGCCGCCTTGGCGCCTGCCCACAGGAACAGCGCGGTCTCCAGCCCTTCGCGGCCCACGGCCAGCAGCGCGACGACCGCGACGCCCCGTCGGCCCGTCGCCACCGCGCCGTCGAGCTGGTGCTGCAGCTCCGAGCGCAGCGTGCGGGCGGTACGCGCCATCCAGAAGATCATCCAGGTGATGAGGCCGACCGCGAGGATCGACAGCGCGCCGCCGATGGCCTCCTGCGCCTCGAACGTCAGGCCCTGCGGGCCGAACGTCAGGAGAGCACCGAAGGCCAGGGACGTGCCGACCGCCACCCCGACGCCCGACCACAGCGCCGGCAGCAGGTCACGACGGTCGAGCTTCACGAGGTAGGCGACGAGGATGCCGACGACGAGCGCGGCCTCGAGGCCCTCGCGGAGCCCGATGAGGAAGTTGGCGAACATGGTGTCCCTGGGTGCGCCGGGCAGGACGACGAGCGGAAACCCGCCCATCGGAAGGTAAGGCTATCCTCACCGTGGGCGAGCGTACTCCAGCAGGTCTCCGGCGCACAGGGGTGAGCGCGTGGCGAGGATCACTCGTCCAGGCGCGACCGCAGCAGCGGCCACGCGTCGGCGAACGCAGGGAGCAGGCTCCGGTCGGTGACCTCGTCGAGCGGCACCCAGAGGACCTCGAGGCTCTCGGTGTCCGTGACGGCGGGCGTGAACGGCGCGACCGCGTGCGCGATCACGGTGGTGTACGACCAGTCGGGGTGCGCCAGCACGTGCTCACCGCGGACCGCGACGACGCGCGGGTCGACGCCCGCCTCCTCCTGCGCCTCGCGCAGGGCGGCCTGCACGGCGGTCTCGTCGGGCTCCCGGGCGCCGCCCGGCAGGCCCCACGTGCCGCCCTGGTCGGACCACAGCGCACGGTGCTGCAGCACGACGTCCGTCGCGAGCCCGCCCGTGTCGCGGCGCACGAGCAGCAGACCGGCGGCGCCGTGCAGGCCCCAGTGCCGTCGCCCGCACGCGCAGACGACCCAGCCGTCCCCGGGGCGGGGGTGCCGTGGTCCGCTCACGCGCGTGCCGCGGTCAGCCGACGATCTCGCAGATCGCGCCGCCGGCGCTGACGCTCGACCCGACGCCCGCGGTCAGCGACTGCACGGTGCCGGCGCGGTGCGCGACCAGCGGCTGCTCCATCTTCATGGCCTCGAGCACGACCACGAGGTCGCCCTCGGCGACCAGCGCGCCCTCGGCGACCGCGACCTTGACGATCGTGCCCTGCATGGGCGACGCCAGCGTCGTACCGTTCGACCCGCCCGAGCGGGCAGCGCGCGGCCGCGCGGTGCGGCGCGGCCCGGCGCCGGGTCGGTTGCCCGCACCGGCGCGCCCCGGCCCCGTGCCCGAGCCGCGGCCCAGGCCGAGCGCGGCAGGCAGGACCACCTCGAGGCGCTTGCCCCCGACCTCGACGACGACGCGCTCGAGCGCCCCGACGGGCAGCTGCTCCTCGTCGTGCGCGGGCGCGGAGGTGCGGCCCAGGCCGGCGACGGTCGCGGCGAACTCCGTCTCGATCCAGCGCGTGTGGATCGCGAACGGCTGCGCGTCGTCGGTGGGCACGAACGCCTCGGCGTCGAGCACCGCGCGGTGGAACGGCACGACCGTCGGGATGCCGACGACCTCGAGCTCGGCGAGAGCGCGGCGCGCGCGCTCGACGGCCTGCCGCCGCGTCGCGCCGGTGACGATGACCTTGGCGATCATCGAGTCGAACATGCCGGACACGGTGTCGCCCTCGACGACGCCGGAGTCGACGCGCACGCCCGGACCGGACGGGAAGCGCAGGCGCGTGATGCGACCGGGCGCCGGCAGGAAGCCCGCGGCGGGGTCCTCGCCGTTGATGCGGAACTCGATCGAGTGCCCGCGCGTCGTGACCTCGGTGTACCCGAGGGGCTCCCCGGCGGCGATCCGCAGCTGCTCGCGCACCAGGTCGATGCCGCTGATCTCCTCGGTCACCGGGTGCTCGACCTGCAGCCGGGTGTTGACCTCGAGGAACGACACGGTCCCGTCGAGGCCGACGAGGAACTCGCAGGTCCCGGCGCCGACGTACCCGGCCTCCCGCAGGATCGCCTGCGACGACTTGATCAGGGTCGCGTTCTGCTCGTCGGACAGGAACGGCGCGGGCGCCTCCTCGACCAGCTTCTGGTGGCGACGCTGCAGGGAGCAGTCGCGCGTCGAGACGACGACGACCGTGCCGTGCGTGTCGGCGAGGCACTGGGTCTCGACGTGGCGCGGCCGGTCGAGGTAGCGCTCGA encodes the following:
- the efeO gene encoding iron uptake system protein EfeO; its protein translation is MSAPARHPRRHLRPGLVAMLGLPLLAACVANDATAGESGAAGAITVESSADACTTSTSTAPSGTLTFTVTNTGDDVTEFYLLGEDGLRVVSEVENIGPGLSRDLVVQARPGAYFTACKPGMVGEGLQAAFTVTDSGTEVGPTGDVAEQLATAEASYVAYVKDQVGTLISGTEEFAVAYAAGDDEKARALYAATRVHWERVEPVAESFGDLDPLLDLREADLVDGDTWSGWHLVEKDLWQPTADANGGVAYVPLTPQQRQAAADDLVTYTQQLVDEVNDPAFTFEAFQITNGAKELLDEVATGKVTGEEEIWSHTDLWDFAANVDGARVAYEVVQDVVVAADPDLAADLDDRFTALQDLLTQHGSIEDGFVGYDELTAAEVKDLAAAVDALSEPLSQLTATVTSA
- a CDS encoding biotin carboxylase N-terminal domain-containing protein; translated protein: MPLITKVLVANRGEIAVRIARACRDAGVASVAVYSDTDREALHVRVADEAYALDGARAAETYLDIAKLLDVARRAGADAVHPGYGFLAENAQFAQAVIDAGLVWVGPPPAAIEALGDKVSARHIAQRAGAPLVAGTPDPVDDASQIHAFAAEHGLPIAIKAAFGGGGRGLKVARTADEIDEMYESAVREAVAAFGRGECFVERYLDRPRHVETQCLADTHGTVVVVSTRDCSLQRRHQKLVEEAPAPFLSDEQNATLIKSSQAILREAGYVGAGTCEFLVGLDGTVSFLEVNTRLQVEHPVTEEISGIDLVREQLRIAAGEPLGYTEVTTRGHSIEFRINGEDPAAGFLPAPGRITRLRFPSGPGVRVDSGVVEGDTVSGMFDSMIAKVIVTGATRRQAVERARRALAELEVVGIPTVVPFHRAVLDAEAFVPTDDAQPFAIHTRWIETEFAATVAGLGRTSAPAHDEEQLPVGALERVVVEVGGKRLEVVLPAALGLGRGSGTGPGRAGAGNRPGAGPRRTARPRAARSGGSNGTTLASPMQGTIVKVAVAEGALVAEGDLVVVLEAMKMEQPLVAHRAGTVQSLTAGVGSSVSAGGAICEIVG
- a CDS encoding NUDIX hydrolase, which gives rise to MSGPRHPRPGDGWVVCACGRRHWGLHGAAGLLLVRRDTGGLATDVVLQHRALWSDQGGTWGLPGGAREPDETAVQAALREAQEEAGVDPRVVAVRGEHVLAHPDWSYTTVIAHAVAPFTPAVTDTESLEVLWVPLDEVTDRSLLPAFADAWPLLRSRLDE
- a CDS encoding phospho-sugar mutase, encoding MVARVEEWIADDPDPRTADELTRLLRLAGSTPEPGASEPLADLVRGDASAARQDLADRFAGLLQFGTAGLRGQLGGGPHRMNRAVVIRAASGLADFLLGELEGATPAPRVVVGYDARHNSHRFALDTAEVMTAVGIDVLLLPRALPTPVLAYAVRRHDADAGVMVTASHNPARDNGYKVYLGGRVVTDGGQGAQIVPPADAAIAAEIARVPSVASVPRAATGWTVLGEDVVEEYAATAAGVAPGGDAAARAALTVVLTPLHGVGGALTHDVLGRAGFGDVTLVPEQAEPDPDFPTVAFPNPEEPGATDLALALAAAMRADLVVAVDPDADRCAVAVLDPRAHVAARGPQTPQADGWRMLTGDEVGALLGADAAARTRAAGVPDGTTPTLASSIVSSRLLAAVAAEAGLRWVPTLTGFKWISRVDGLVYGYEEALGYCVDPAHVRDKDGISAAVRVCDLASRLASQGRTLVDALDDLARAHGLHATGQVSARYPDLAGIGATMAALRAGPPSHLAGSPVVEVVDLAAGTDDDRDGLPPTDGVRLLAADGTRVVVRPSGTEPKVKAYLEVVVPVATDADRPTVDAAHRSARGRLDHLAADVRTVLGLDGL
- the efeB gene encoding iron uptake transporter deferrochelatase/peroxidase subunit; translated protein: MTGPTATDPDRDETREDPPRGMSRRALLGWGGAVAVGAGLTGLGAGRATAPAAAGVAPTGAARTYPFAGAHQAGVVTPAQDRLHLAAFDLTTTDRADVVDLLRRWTVMASRLTQGLPAGPFGPTSGPYDAPPDDTGEALDLPAAGLTITVGFGRSLFVGTPKADGSPGIDRFGLADRLPAALVALPQFAGDVLDPARCDGDLVVQACADDPQVAVHAIRNLSRAAFGTATIRWAQLGYGRTSSTSTTQRTPRNLFGFKDGTANVMAEEHDALDEHVWVRPDDPAGDWLAGGTYLVARRIRMTIETWDRSSLREQETIIGRTKGEGAPLSGGTEHSAPDFALAGGDGTPLIAVDSHVALAHPDANGGARMLRRGYNFTDGNDALGRLDAGLLFLAFVRDPRTQYVPIQATLSRDDRLSEYLQHTGSGLYAVPPGVPDLPLGEDGGALLTPDGPFWGHTLLA
- the efeU gene encoding iron uptake transporter permease EfeU, yielding MFANFLIGLREGLEAALVVGILVAYLVKLDRRDLLPALWSGVGVAVGTSLAFGALLTFGPQGLTFEAQEAIGGALSILAVGLITWMIFWMARTARTLRSELQHQLDGAVATGRRGVAVVALLAVGREGLETALFLWAGAKAAGTTTTAPLLGAALGIAVAVLLGWALYRGAVRLDLRRFFAWTGLFLIVVAGGVLAYGIHDLQEAGLLPGLHTLAFDVSAAVPPSSWYGTVLKGVLNFSPATTWLQAIAWTCYVVPTTVLFVRTTWGTPRRPASPAAAVAANAHAAA
- a CDS encoding purine-nucleoside phosphorylase, with translation MTDVSPARDLTGGAVPSLDDPATDPFDVARIAAEVIARRTGVQRHDVALVLGSGWGGAADLLGETVAELPSHEVPGFSRAAVQGHVGTLRSVRIAGDAGRPDRYALVLGSRTHLYEGRGVRRVVHGVRTAAAAGASTVVLTNGCGGLNLAWAPGTPVLVRDHINLTATSPLEGATFVDLTDLYSARLRAVAREVDASLDEGVYVQFPGPHYETPAEVAMAGRIGGDLVGMSTTLEAIAARHAGLEVLGISLVTNLAAGISPEPLDHAEVLAAGRAAGPRISALLADVVRRL
- a CDS encoding NAD(P)H-quinone dehydrogenase, with the translated sequence MSSQQTAATPDQPQVSSSTAASTVREAPDDPPTGHVVVIGGGPGGYEAALVARRLGARVTVVERSGLGGSAVLTDVVPSKTLIATAEWMTIADRAPELGIRLDGLAGSGAAGGPVGAADVLRHRIDVPAVNARVKTLATAQSQDIRTRLEREGVDVVAGTGRLVDPEHVAVTDADGRERELTADVVLVATGATPRVLPDARPDGERILTWTQMYNLSELPQRLIVVGSGVTGAEFAGAYTSLGADVVLVSSRDRVLPGEDADAAELIERVFTQRGMTVMSRSRASAARRTADGVVVTLEDGRTVEGSHVLFAVGSVPTTRGMGLEEAGVRLTPSGHIEVDKVSRTNLRGVYAAGDCTGVLPLASVAATQGRIAMSHALGDAVRPLSLRTISANIFTAPEIATVGLSETRLREMGTHYRTSMLPLSRNPRAKMLGVRDGFVKVFAHSGTGTVLGAVVVGPRASESIFPLTLAVTHRLTADEVAEASTVYPSMSGTIAEVARMLHQRSTD